Proteins co-encoded in one Nostoc sp. MS1 genomic window:
- a CDS encoding isochorismatase family protein, whose amino-acid sequence MKLIKNLPVSEVEKNTLALAKVAKVLKIPVILTSSQEERFQGPLMTALTQSLPQAYDARVKRAGIVNAWDDENFVNAVKNTNRTHLIMAGITTDVCLVYPAISAVREGYKVQAVMDASGSPFYLSEDLARQRMRDAGVILTATITLIAELVKDWSRPEGIELQQLLFTEVLPPEFIESNTTPY is encoded by the coding sequence ATGAAACTGATTAAGAACTTGCCTGTGAGCGAAGTAGAGAAAAATACTCTTGCACTTGCAAAAGTCGCAAAGGTACTGAAGATTCCCGTAATTTTAACAAGCAGTCAAGAAGAGCGTTTTCAGGGGCCTCTCATGACTGCTTTAACACAGAGCTTACCCCAAGCCTATGATGCAAGAGTAAAACGTGCGGGTATCGTCAATGCTTGGGATGATGAGAATTTTGTCAACGCAGTCAAAAATACAAATCGTACTCATTTAATTATGGCAGGCATTACTACCGATGTTTGCTTGGTTTATCCAGCTATTAGTGCAGTGCGTGAAGGCTACAAGGTTCAAGCGGTAATGGATGCTTCTGGTTCCCCATTTTATCTATCAGAAGATTTAGCACGACAACGGATGCGTGATGCTGGAGTTATACTAACTGCTACAATCACTTTGATTGCTGAGTTAGTTAAAGATTGGAGCCGTCCTGAAGGTATTGAGTTACAGCAATTGTTATTTACTGAAGTGTTGCCGCCTGAATTTATCGAAAGCAATACTACTCCATATTGA
- a CDS encoding ATP-dependent RecD-like DNA helicase: protein MSTLPTAQQTSVQPHYETINGVVERLTFHSEESGYTVARLTRSRSTDLTTIVGSFANIQPGQTLQLTGFWKDHPQYGPQFNVTNYHETKPATLTGIEKYLGSGLIKGVGPVTARRIVAHFGLETLDIIENQIDRLIEVQGIAKKRIKLIKNAWETQKAIKEVMVFLQTHGVSTTYAVKIYKQYQDKAIATVTANPYQLATDIYGIGFLTADKIARNLGVPSSSEFRYSAGIIHALSEAAEDGHCYLPQPELIEKVAKLLATDDHQPTEDAIADIIKDMSAREELVREYVRDSYGEKLLLCYKPSFFHTEQNLAQLISRRLRHSVTQDIPRVRAWLERFMSSRKIELSPQQQKAVETAAYSPVMVLTGGPGVGKTFTTHTIVSLWKAMGKNIALAAPTGRAAQRLSEMTGLEAKTIHRLLEFDPKTMGFKRDNENPLPFSAIIADEASMLDLFLAHSLVKAVANGAQLLLVGDIDQLPSVGPGKVLADLITSLQVPVVKLTQVFRQAQQSAIITAAHQINQGDYPIMEPISDNPQSDCLWHGGGHSPEHGVQAICELVSEFIPRLGFNPATDVQVLSPMSRGLVGTRNLNAVLQQLINPPASGKVEISRGGMILREGDRVIQQMNDYDREVFNGDLGTILSIDTEEQEVTVEYGGRDVVYDYADINEITLAFSISVHKSQGGEFPVVIFPLFMQHYVMLSRNLFYTGLTRARKLAIVVGSKKAIALAVRTTDDQTRYTRLWQRLLQPVG, encoded by the coding sequence ATGTCCACTCTACCCACAGCACAACAAACATCAGTACAACCCCACTACGAAACCATCAACGGGGTAGTCGAGCGCCTGACTTTCCACTCTGAGGAATCAGGCTACACAGTCGCACGTCTAACCCGCTCTCGCAGTACCGACCTCACCACCATCGTCGGCAGCTTCGCCAACATCCAACCAGGGCAAACGCTACAGCTAACAGGCTTCTGGAAAGACCATCCGCAGTACGGCCCACAGTTTAATGTCACCAACTACCACGAAACCAAACCCGCTACACTCACCGGAATCGAGAAATACCTGGGCAGTGGACTAATTAAAGGTGTCGGGCCTGTTACAGCAAGACGCATAGTTGCACATTTTGGTCTGGAAACCCTGGACATCATCGAGAACCAAATCGACCGCCTCATCGAAGTACAAGGTATTGCCAAAAAGCGAATCAAGCTGATCAAGAATGCCTGGGAGACGCAAAAGGCAATCAAGGAAGTAATGGTGTTTCTGCAAACCCACGGGGTATCAACCACTTACGCCGTAAAAATATATAAACAATACCAAGATAAAGCGATCGCCACCGTCACAGCCAACCCGTACCAGCTTGCCACCGACATCTATGGCATTGGCTTCCTGACCGCCGACAAGATTGCCCGTAACCTTGGTGTACCATCAAGCTCAGAGTTTCGATACAGCGCTGGCATCATCCACGCCTTGAGTGAAGCTGCTGAGGATGGCCACTGCTATCTCCCCCAGCCAGAACTCATCGAGAAAGTCGCCAAGCTGCTGGCAACCGATGACCATCAGCCAACAGAGGATGCGATCGCTGACATTATCAAGGACATGAGTGCAAGGGAGGAGTTGGTCAGGGAATATGTGAGAGACAGCTACGGGGAGAAATTATTACTTTGCTATAAGCCGAGCTTCTTCCACACCGAGCAGAATTTAGCCCAATTGATATCTCGACGGTTACGCCACTCAGTGACACAAGACATTCCCCGCGTCCGTGCATGGTTAGAGCGATTTATGTCTAGCCGTAAGATTGAGCTATCGCCACAACAGCAGAAAGCAGTAGAAACAGCAGCTTATTCTCCCGTGATGGTTTTGACTGGCGGCCCTGGTGTGGGTAAAACCTTTACGACACACACGATTGTCAGTTTGTGGAAGGCGATGGGCAAAAACATTGCCCTAGCTGCACCGACTGGGAGAGCCGCACAGAGATTATCCGAGATGACGGGTCTGGAAGCGAAAACCATTCACCGCTTGCTGGAGTTCGACCCCAAGACTATGGGTTTCAAGCGGGATAACGAAAATCCTTTACCCTTTAGTGCGATTATCGCTGATGAAGCTTCGATGCTCGACCTGTTTCTGGCACATTCCCTGGTGAAAGCGGTAGCTAATGGAGCGCAACTATTATTAGTGGGTGATATTGACCAGTTGCCATCTGTTGGCCCTGGTAAAGTGCTGGCAGATTTGATTACTTCGCTGCAAGTCCCAGTGGTCAAGCTAACGCAAGTATTCCGCCAAGCCCAGCAGAGTGCAATCATCACGGCAGCGCACCAAATCAACCAGGGCGACTACCCGATAATGGAGCCAATCAGCGATAATCCGCAGTCGGACTGTCTATGGCATGGAGGCGGTCACAGTCCTGAACACGGAGTCCAAGCAATTTGTGAGTTGGTGAGTGAATTTATCCCACGGCTGGGCTTTAATCCGGCCACGGATGTACAAGTGCTATCTCCTATGTCGCGGGGATTGGTGGGTACTCGAAATTTAAATGCAGTTTTGCAGCAGCTGATCAATCCGCCTGCGTCGGGGAAGGTGGAGATTAGCCGGGGCGGGATGATTCTGCGGGAGGGCGATCGCGTCATTCAGCAGATGAATGATTACGACAGAGAAGTGTTTAACGGGGATTTGGGAACTATCCTGAGTATCGACACGGAAGAACAGGAGGTAACGGTTGAGTATGGTGGTCGAGATGTGGTTTATGATTACGCGGATATCAATGAGATTACACTGGCGTTTAGTATTTCTGTGCATAAAAGCCAGGGAGGCGAGTTCCCAGTGGTGATATTTCCACTTTTCATGCAACACTATGTCATGCTTTCGCGGAATTTGTTTTACACAGGATTAACAAGGGCAAGGAAGTTGGCGATTGTTGTCGGTTCCAAGAAAGCGATCGCCCTGGCTGTGCGAACTACGGATGATCAGACTAGGTACACGCGATTGTGGCAGAGGTTGTTGCAGCCTGTTGGGTAA
- a CDS encoding alpha/beta hydrolase, translating into MQIRFFATNRDRQNLGRNVDRDTRIKLQKGGYHWVDMKKYMSHYLATTDPSSMPREVIIENSEETVFKQFLCRDAIKRIIIGTHGYNVPFHGALTSFSVLADSLSLVLKKHNSTLITDPDKYFPENLDDANQDLTAFVGFSWPSNGKVLDYHSDRAESVQTAPALANLISCIRTQKPHTKIHIIAHSMGNYLVCPIP; encoded by the coding sequence ATGCAGATTCGCTTCTTTGCTACTAACCGCGATCGCCAAAATCTAGGACGTAATGTTGATCGTGATACACGCATTAAACTACAAAAAGGTGGTTATCACTGGGTAGACATGAAAAAATACATGTCTCACTATCTGGCGACTACTGACCCATCTAGTATGCCTCGTGAAGTGATCATTGAAAACTCAGAGGAAACCGTATTTAAGCAATTTCTATGCAGAGATGCTATCAAACGAATTATTATTGGCACTCATGGTTACAATGTCCCTTTTCATGGAGCGTTAACTTCTTTTTCAGTCCTTGCAGACAGCTTGAGTCTAGTCTTAAAAAAACATAATTCTACTCTCATTACTGACCCAGACAAATATTTTCCCGAAAATCTTGATGATGCTAACCAAGACCTGACTGCTTTTGTAGGATTTTCCTGGCCTTCCAATGGCAAAGTTTTAGATTACCATTCTGATCGAGCTGAATCCGTTCAAACAGCTCCAGCTTTAGCTAACTTAATTAGTTGTATCCGTACTCAAAAACCCCACACTAAAATTCATATCATTGCTCATAGCATGGGTAATTATCTTGTCTGTCCAATACCTTAG
- a CDS encoding class I SAM-dependent methyltransferase: MTYKQEIIDFYNGRTNYDNYTTINRAIALFDYAIPSPGQWILDVATGTGNVAIKAAQKVGANGNVIGIDIATELLKIAQQKIQAENLSNIELIEVDAEAYQPQPDKFDCIYCSYAIVLLPNIPKILENWYRFLKPSGFIAFTCSSENSYLALSIVEACAKHGITLPNLHEPLGTPERIQHLLTQAKFDQIEIHPRQLGTYLSLEKAQSKWNGQFWLHIDNPLRELNPQKISQIKASYDEEIAALETEQGVWYEELIYYVVARKP, translated from the coding sequence ATGACATATAAGCAAGAAATTATCGATTTTTACAACGGTAGAACCAATTATGATAACTATACCACTATCAATCGCGCGATTGCACTTTTTGATTACGCAATTCCAAGCCCTGGGCAATGGATTTTAGATGTGGCAACAGGAACGGGCAATGTTGCCATCAAAGCTGCTCAAAAAGTTGGCGCAAATGGTAATGTAATCGGAATTGATATTGCCACAGAATTACTTAAAATTGCTCAACAGAAAATTCAAGCCGAAAATTTATCTAATATTGAGCTAATTGAAGTCGATGCCGAAGCATATCAGCCCCAACCAGATAAGTTTGACTGCATTTATTGTTCTTATGCAATTGTGCTTCTTCCCAACATTCCTAAGATTCTCGAAAATTGGTATCGCTTTCTCAAGCCCAGTGGATTCATTGCATTTACCTGTTCCTCTGAAAATTCATATTTAGCATTGTCAATTGTAGAAGCTTGTGCAAAGCATGGGATTACACTTCCAAATCTGCATGAACCATTAGGAACACCAGAGCGGATTCAACACTTATTAACCCAAGCCAAGTTTGACCAAATTGAAATTCATCCTCGACAGTTAGGGACTTATTTGAGTTTAGAAAAAGCACAAAGCAAGTGGAATGGGCAATTCTGGCTCCATATCGATAATCCGTTACGCGAATTAAACCCCCAAAAAATTAGTCAGATTAAAGCTAGTTATGATGAAGAGATTGCTGCACTAGAAACTGAGCAGGGTGTATGGTATGAAGAATTAATTTACTACGTTGTTGCTCGTAAACCATAG
- a CDS encoding transposase, producing MPDILSLLQCLLPQINATTMRQLNQIILAMLAMSGRVTMLGISRWTGSGGSYRTMLRFFHTVIPWATLFWLFFHKHLFRPNEIYLLAGDEVVISKSGKQTYGLDRFFSSLAGKPISGLSFFTLSLVSVEQRHSFPIQIEQVIKSDIEKSSSSPTKEIKPQEKRGRGRPKGSKNKNKTQVVLTSELLRIQKMIKSLFKLLAKFIPLTYLVLDGHFGNNNALQMARQVNLHIISKLRSDSALYIPYQHPDPNSRSRRKYGDKIDYNNIPKKYLCQSTVDDDIQTDVYQVTLLHKEFAQSLNVVILVKTNLKTHARSHVILFSSDLKLSSEKIIDYYKLRFQIEFNFRDAKQFWGLEDFMNLSQTAVTNAANLAFFMVNLSHHLLADFRLLNPDSGILDLKAHYRGFRYVREILKMLPEIPEPILLTQIFAKLTSLGRIHNVSTGVEPS from the coding sequence ATGCCCGATATCTTATCACTCCTGCAATGCCTCCTGCCGCAGATAAACGCTACGACGATGCGGCAATTGAACCAGATAATCCTGGCCATGTTAGCAATGAGTGGCCGAGTGACGATGTTGGGAATTTCTCGTTGGACAGGTAGTGGTGGCAGTTATCGAACGATGTTGAGATTCTTTCATACGGTAATACCTTGGGCGACATTGTTTTGGTTATTCTTTCACAAGCATTTATTTCGTCCGAATGAGATATATTTGCTAGCGGGAGATGAAGTTGTGATAAGTAAATCAGGAAAACAAACTTATGGACTGGATAGATTTTTTTCTAGCCTGGCTGGTAAACCCATATCAGGGCTATCTTTTTTTACATTATCATTAGTCAGTGTTGAGCAAAGGCACTCGTTTCCGATTCAGATAGAACAGGTGATAAAGAGCGATATAGAAAAAAGTAGCTCGTCACCAACCAAAGAAATAAAACCGCAAGAAAAACGTGGGCGTGGGCGACCAAAGGGAAGTAAAAACAAGAATAAAACCCAGGTAGTTCTCACATCTGAATTACTCAGAATTCAGAAGATGATTAAGTCGCTATTTAAGTTATTAGCTAAATTTATTCCCCTTACTTACTTAGTATTGGATGGACACTTTGGGAATAATAATGCCTTGCAGATGGCTCGTCAAGTTAACTTGCATATAATTTCTAAGCTTCGCTCTGATTCAGCATTATATATACCTTATCAACACCCTGACCCCAATAGTCGCTCTCGTCGTAAATACGGAGACAAAATTGACTACAACAACATACCTAAGAAGTATTTATGTCAAAGTACCGTTGATGATGATATCCAAACTGACGTTTATCAAGTTACATTACTTCACAAAGAATTTGCCCAATCTCTAAATGTAGTTATTCTCGTCAAAACCAATCTTAAAACTCATGCTCGTAGTCATGTAATTCTATTTTCTAGTGATCTAAAATTGTCATCTGAAAAAATAATTGACTACTACAAGCTACGCTTTCAGATCGAATTCAATTTTCGAGATGCCAAGCAATTTTGGGGATTGGAAGATTTTATGAACTTAAGTCAAACTGCTGTAACTAATGCTGCTAATCTAGCATTCTTTATGGTCAACTTATCCCATCATCTTCTCGCGGATTTTCGTCTCCTTAATCCCGACTCCGGCATCCTTGACCTTAAGGCTCACTATCGTGGTTTTCGATATGTCCGTGAAATTTTAAAAATGCTTCCCGAAATACCTGAGCCTATTTTATTAACTCAGATTTTTGCCAAACTTACTTCTTTGGGACGTATTCATAACGTTTCTACAGGCGTTGAACCCTCGTAA